The Marinobacter salsuginis genome includes a window with the following:
- a CDS encoding sensor histidine kinase, with the protein MAADTPAQSAETLGKPPSTPSGVQQAKLFRIYNHYRLVVSLMLVALLFVDPVNFDMRFRFLDYYQAGVSAYLGLNAFIALLLVAGFHPSQRHITLSILLDILIMHGLLLASTGITNGLANLVIVSVAAGNILTPSRMGTFYAALAAICSLGISGWSVLALGESADDIVRAGSLGILYFAAAFVLQSISLRMMRSEALASSRARSIAELEQINQQIIQRMRTGILVLDRFGQIRVANAAAEELLYGAPKTSVPSNQRANVLPKPLKQGLDAWLKDPTQRIEPFQPSPTSPLLQVNFTQLDQERGDQILVFIEDMSKVTQQAQQMKLASLGRLTAGIAHEIRNPLGAISHAAQLMEESPNLEPGDRQMLEIIRRHSRRVNGIIENVLDLSRRRAANADLIEVAPWLQEFREDFLQTQDDDCTAANIVLKIDPQLPPARFDKSQIEQVMVNLCDNGLRYSEQYSGQRKIGIHAGATEDGERAYIDVRDQGPGIAPEHRSSVFEPFFTTDKAGTGLGLYLARELCEANQAHLSLVEDNKPGCCFRITFAHPGRMI; encoded by the coding sequence ATGGCAGCAGATACACCAGCACAGTCGGCCGAAACGCTCGGCAAGCCCCCTTCAACACCATCCGGCGTACAGCAGGCAAAGCTGTTCAGAATCTACAACCACTACCGCCTGGTGGTGAGCCTGATGCTGGTGGCTCTGTTGTTCGTGGATCCTGTCAACTTCGACATGCGCTTCCGGTTTCTGGATTACTATCAGGCAGGGGTCTCCGCTTACCTGGGCCTGAATGCCTTTATTGCCCTGCTTCTGGTGGCCGGCTTTCACCCCAGTCAACGTCATATAACGCTTTCGATCCTGCTGGATATTCTCATCATGCATGGCCTGCTGCTCGCCAGCACAGGCATTACCAACGGCTTGGCCAATCTGGTGATAGTATCCGTGGCAGCGGGCAACATCCTGACTCCAAGCCGCATGGGCACCTTCTACGCGGCTCTGGCCGCAATCTGCTCCCTGGGAATCTCAGGTTGGTCCGTGCTGGCACTGGGAGAGTCCGCCGACGATATTGTCAGGGCTGGCTCCCTCGGCATCCTTTATTTTGCGGCGGCTTTCGTCCTGCAAAGTATCTCCCTCCGCATGATGCGCAGCGAAGCTCTGGCCAGCAGCCGTGCCCGCAGCATTGCCGAATTGGAGCAAATCAACCAGCAGATTATCCAGCGCATGCGTACCGGCATACTCGTACTGGACCGTTTCGGCCAGATCCGCGTTGCCAACGCTGCTGCCGAAGAACTTCTATACGGGGCACCCAAAACCTCGGTACCGAGTAACCAGCGCGCAAACGTGTTACCCAAACCCCTCAAGCAGGGTCTGGATGCATGGCTCAAGGACCCTACACAGCGGATTGAGCCGTTCCAGCCCTCACCAACCTCGCCGCTTTTGCAGGTCAACTTTACCCAACTGGACCAAGAGCGAGGCGACCAGATTCTCGTATTTATCGAGGACATGAGCAAAGTTACCCAACAGGCCCAGCAGATGAAACTGGCATCGCTGGGCCGACTCACAGCCGGCATCGCCCATGAAATCCGTAATCCGTTGGGGGCAATTAGCCACGCGGCTCAACTCATGGAGGAATCCCCCAACCTCGAACCCGGTGACCGTCAGATGCTGGAAATTATCCGACGCCATTCCCGGCGGGTGAATGGCATCATCGAGAATGTACTGGATCTTTCCAGGCGCCGGGCAGCCAATGCCGATCTGATCGAAGTGGCTCCCTGGCTCCAGGAATTTCGGGAAGATTTCCTGCAAACGCAGGACGATGACTGCACCGCGGCCAACATCGTTCTGAAAATCGATCCGCAACTACCGCCAGCCCGGTTCGACAAGAGCCAGATTGAACAGGTAATGGTGAACCTTTGCGATAACGGTTTACGCTACAGTGAACAGTATTCGGGACAGCGAAAGATCGGCATCCATGCCGGGGCAACCGAGGACGGCGAGCGCGCATATATCGACGTGCGCGACCAGGGCCCGGGCATCGCGCCAGAACACAGAAGCTCGGTCTTCGAACCATTTTTTACCACAGATAAGGCGGGCACCGGGCTCGGGCTTTATCTGGCTAGGGAACTGTGCGAGGCTAATCAGGCGCACCTTTCTCTGGTAGAAGATAACAAGCCCGGCTGCTGCTTTCGCATTACATTTGCTCACCCGGGGCGAATGATCTGA